Proteins from one Bifidobacterium sp. ESL0732 genomic window:
- the pyrE gene encoding orotate phosphoribosyltransferase → MTPIDERFTEFLLESGALKFGDFTLKSGRQSPYFINAGVFNDGRKIAMFGAFYAEKITSAIAGGTLPSDIATIFGPAYKGIPLAVSTSIALTSMHGMEVGYTFDRKEKKDHGDGGILVGMPLKDGMKVLLVDDVMSAGTAVREAVPKLKSVANVDIVGCVISVDRMEKANGSEISAVKAIEEEFGFPVVSIVKVSEIFDAASRMVTVDGKPLLDDDIKTRANEYLAKYGA, encoded by the coding sequence ATGACCCCGATTGACGAGCGTTTCACGGAATTCCTTCTTGAGTCCGGTGCACTGAAATTCGGGGATTTCACGCTGAAGTCCGGTCGTCAGTCGCCTTACTTTATTAACGCGGGTGTATTTAATGACGGACGCAAGATTGCCATGTTCGGTGCGTTCTATGCCGAGAAGATCACGTCTGCCATTGCCGGTGGCACCTTGCCAAGTGATATCGCCACGATTTTCGGCCCGGCCTATAAGGGCATCCCACTCGCGGTCTCGACATCCATCGCGCTCACCAGTATGCATGGCATGGAAGTCGGCTACACCTTCGACCGCAAGGAGAAGAAGGACCACGGCGACGGCGGCATCCTCGTTGGCATGCCACTTAAGGACGGCATGAAAGTGCTGTTGGTCGATGACGTGATGTCCGCCGGCACCGCCGTTCGTGAGGCAGTTCCGAAACTCAAGTCCGTTGCAAACGTCGATATCGTAGGCTGCGTGATCTCCGTTGACCGCATGGAGAAAGCGAACGGCTCCGAAATATCTGCCGTCAAGGCCATCGAGGAGGAGTTCGGCTTCCCGGTCGTGTCCATCGTCAAAGTCAGCGAAATCTTTGACGCCGCCTCCCGGATGGTCACGGTCGATGGCAAGCCCCTGCTGGACGACGACATCAAGACCCGTGCTAATGAGTACCTAGCTAAGTATGGCGCGTGA
- a CDS encoding MFS transporter translates to MEKQAVKSSKEQRRALWVSSGGLFSQSASTMVLSFVLASMITSFHISGTAGGFISTITNIGMLVGGLFFGPLADRNGRVKIYAITTFIYAGATGLMAFAPNIAIVYLLRFLVGVGGGGVYGVIMSMVSDVFNNEQRGRVTSYVTIAGQIGSIVAAVAAAIIVPLAGWRGVFIFGALPIFLGIYVYFRVPESQEWLKAKETSTKEATDKITLVDLFRDGNASNTVKLAIMATVQVAGYFGLMNWLPSILQKKSGLSVSGSSIWMIATIIGMSLGMFVFGQIMDRIGSKVAYSIFLIASALAVFLYSFADTQIALLLGGAVVGFFANGMNAGYGAIVGNLYDTRIRATANNLIFNFGRALGGFSSVVIGFLLDHSTLMVTMGFLSALYIISFIIVLTLKVKKADTNEQ, encoded by the coding sequence ATGGAGAAGCAAGCTGTTAAAAGCAGTAAGGAACAGCGTCGTGCGTTGTGGGTAAGTAGTGGGGGACTATTTTCTCAATCCGCAAGCACCATGGTATTGTCGTTTGTGCTTGCGAGCATGATAACCAGTTTTCACATCAGTGGCACGGCTGGTGGGTTTATTTCAACCATCACCAATATCGGCATGCTCGTTGGTGGGTTGTTCTTCGGACCTTTGGCGGACCGAAACGGCAGGGTGAAGATATATGCGATCACTACATTCATCTATGCCGGAGCTACTGGTCTTATGGCCTTTGCTCCCAATATCGCCATCGTTTATCTGTTGAGATTCCTGGTCGGCGTTGGCGGTGGCGGCGTTTACGGCGTCATCATGTCAATGGTTTCGGATGTCTTCAACAATGAACAACGTGGACGAGTTACCTCTTACGTCACGATTGCGGGTCAGATAGGCAGCATCGTTGCCGCAGTAGCGGCGGCAATCATCGTCCCTCTGGCCGGATGGCGCGGTGTATTCATCTTCGGCGCGCTTCCGATTTTCCTGGGTATTTATGTCTATTTCAGGGTTCCGGAATCACAGGAATGGCTGAAGGCAAAAGAAACGTCGACCAAAGAAGCTACCGATAAGATCACATTGGTCGATTTGTTCCGTGATGGGAATGCATCCAATACCGTCAAGCTGGCAATCATGGCAACTGTCCAGGTTGCTGGATATTTCGGATTGATGAATTGGCTGCCTTCCATCCTGCAGAAGAAGTCCGGTTTGTCAGTTTCAGGTTCATCCATTTGGATGATCGCCACGATCATCGGTATGTCGCTAGGCATGTTCGTTTTCGGCCAGATCATGGATAGGATCGGCAGCAAAGTTGCTTATTCAATCTTCTTGATTGCATCTGCACTCGCTGTATTCCTGTATAGTTTTGCAGACACTCAAATTGCCTTGTTGCTTGGCGGTGCGGTCGTCGGCTTCTTTGCCAATGGTATGAATGCAGGCTACGGCGCTATTGTTGGTAATCTGTATGATACCAGAATCAGGGCGACTGCCAATAACCTGATTTTCAATTTTGGAAGAGCGCTAGGTGGTTTCTCCTCAGTCGTTATCGGGTTCCTGCTTGACCATTCGACCTTGATGGTCACTATGGGCTTCCTTTCTGCACTGTATATCATCTCGTTCATCATCGTTTTGACATTGAAAGTAAAGAAGGCTGATACCAATGAGCAGTGA
- the pyrF gene encoding orotidine-5'-phosphate decarboxylase, with translation MDRLIEAIEAKDNPSIVGLDPTQALVPSQVFTSENEFDEKGLNELIDSLKGVDDPDAQRLLASLNNADGAEAKQKVADDALEKAEPGAQIVEGFYEFNRAIIDSVKDIVPAVKPQIAMYEAYGSIGFDIYRFTCEYAQQQGLYVLGDIKRGDIGSTAAAYAKHLTGINSREHDYNGQPWREDGITVNPYFGTDGITPFTDAAKVSDKDVFALVRTSNPSSKEIQELELADGDKLYKHVADLVEGWGADLIGKYGYSRLGAVVGATHPEQGRELRERMPHTFFLVPGYGAQGGTAADAAQMFDKNGRGAIVNSSRGIIGSWKKSGEYREDMSKEEALALVGRSARAAAIAMRDDLRKALQR, from the coding sequence ATGGATCGACTGATTGAGGCCATCGAAGCCAAAGACAACCCCAGCATCGTTGGACTGGATCCGACTCAGGCGCTGGTTCCATCGCAGGTCTTCACTTCAGAAAATGAATTCGATGAAAAGGGTCTCAACGAACTCATCGATTCCTTGAAAGGCGTAGATGATCCCGATGCTCAACGACTTCTGGCTTCACTGAACAATGCAGATGGTGCTGAAGCCAAGCAAAAGGTTGCCGACGACGCTTTGGAAAAAGCTGAGCCCGGTGCCCAAATCGTTGAAGGTTTTTACGAATTCAATCGTGCGATCATCGATTCCGTGAAAGACATCGTGCCAGCCGTCAAGCCGCAAATTGCCATGTATGAGGCCTATGGTTCCATCGGTTTTGATATCTACCGTTTCACCTGCGAGTATGCGCAGCAGCAAGGGCTGTATGTGCTCGGTGACATCAAGCGCGGCGATATCGGTTCGACTGCAGCCGCCTACGCAAAGCATCTGACCGGTATCAACTCGCGAGAACACGATTACAACGGCCAGCCTTGGCGGGAGGACGGTATCACAGTCAATCCTTACTTCGGCACTGATGGCATCACCCCGTTCACTGATGCCGCTAAGGTCTCTGACAAAGACGTGTTCGCTCTGGTGCGTACTTCGAACCCTTCCAGCAAGGAAATTCAGGAACTCGAGCTTGCGGATGGTGACAAGTTGTACAAGCATGTGGCCGACCTCGTGGAAGGCTGGGGTGCCGATTTGATCGGCAAGTATGGCTATTCACGGCTTGGTGCCGTAGTCGGTGCGACCCATCCCGAGCAAGGCAGGGAACTGCGCGAACGCATGCCCCATACGTTCTTCCTGGTTCCTGGCTACGGTGCACAAGGCGGTACTGCAGCCGACGCCGCACAGATGTTCGATAAGAACGGACGTGGTGCCATTGTCAACTCGTCGCGCGGCATCATCGGTTCGTGGAAGAAGTCGGGGGAGTATCGCGAGGATATGAGCAAAGAGGAAGCTCTCGCCCTTGTCGGTCGCAGCGCGCGGGCCGCAGCCATCGCCATGCGTGACGATTTGAGAAAAGCACTGCAGCGGTAA
- a CDS encoding phosphopentomutase has translation MRYRRVFGLVMDSIGTGAAPDAARFGDEGADTLGSIGRYFAGRLELPNFARLGISNLRPVPIEGVPAAEQPIGCYGRMREVSVGKDSMDGHWEMMGLPVRRELSFFPHGFPDELMDRISKFAGRGIVGNRPESGTKILDELGEHQMETGDLIVYTSGDSVLQIAAHEDIIPVKELYRICEYARSLVNGPEYMVGRIIARPYVGSGKGHFTRTANRHDFTLKPYGKTVLDYLQEAGVRTIGIGKINDIFSGQGIDEGYHNQSNMDGMDHVDHVMEQDFTGFCFANLVDFDAMYGHRRNPEGDGCALMELDDRLGTVIANMRDDDLLMITADHGNDPCFKGTDHTREFVPLLAYSPSMEHPASLGTRRTFSDFGATILDNFNVDGAGVGTSFLKDLQ, from the coding sequence ATGAGGTACAGGCGTGTTTTCGGTTTGGTTATGGATTCCATCGGGACCGGTGCGGCTCCTGATGCGGCCCGGTTCGGTGATGAAGGTGCCGACACCTTGGGCAGTATAGGCAGGTATTTCGCCGGGAGGCTGGAGCTGCCGAATTTCGCCAGGCTCGGCATATCGAACCTGCGTCCGGTTCCCATCGAGGGCGTGCCGGCTGCCGAGCAGCCCATCGGCTGTTATGGGAGGATGCGGGAGGTGTCGGTGGGCAAGGACAGCATGGACGGGCATTGGGAGATGATGGGTCTTCCGGTCAGGCGGGAGCTCAGTTTCTTCCCCCATGGTTTCCCGGATGAGCTGATGGATAGGATCTCGAAGTTTGCGGGCCGCGGGATCGTCGGGAATCGGCCGGAATCGGGTACGAAGATTCTTGACGAGCTGGGCGAGCACCAGATGGAGACCGGCGATCTGATCGTCTATACCTCGGGTGATTCCGTGTTGCAGATAGCCGCCCATGAGGACATTATCCCGGTCAAGGAGCTGTACCGGATCTGCGAATACGCCCGCAGCCTTGTCAACGGCCCGGAATACATGGTCGGCCGTATCATCGCGCGCCCGTATGTGGGCTCTGGCAAGGGGCATTTCACCAGGACGGCGAACCGTCATGATTTCACGTTGAAGCCCTATGGGAAGACCGTGTTGGATTACCTGCAGGAGGCCGGGGTCAGGACCATCGGCATCGGCAAGATCAACGATATCTTCTCCGGCCAGGGCATCGACGAAGGGTATCACAACCAGAGCAACATGGATGGCATGGACCATGTCGACCATGTGATGGAACAGGATTTCACGGGTTTCTGTTTTGCGAATCTGGTGGACTTCGACGCGATGTACGGCCACCGGCGCAACCCCGAAGGCGATGGTTGCGCTCTCATGGAGCTCGATGACCGTCTGGGCACGGTCATCGCCAACATGAGGGACGACGATCTGCTGATGATCACCGCCGACCATGGCAACGACCCCTGCTTCAAGGGGACCGACCATACCAGGGAATTCGTCCCGCTGCTTGCCTACTCGCCGAGCATGGAACATCCCGCCAGCCTCGGGACCCGCAGGACCTTTTCCGATTTCGGGGCCACCATCCTCGATAATTTCAACGTCGACGGGGCCGGGGTCGGAACGAGCTTCCTCAAAGATTTGCAATAA
- a CDS encoding MFS transporter, whose protein sequence is MKEDKSYQKKVLVSSMLGLGLEGMDILLLSFALSSIIREFHISSAAGGVLPSITNIGMLVGGVIFGYWADRKGRIKVFTYTIFIFAIGTFLMAFAQSIAVIYVLRFIVGLGAGGEYGIGMALVAEAFPKERRGQMSAWITVGGQMGTLVAALLVAIVTPFAGWRGAFIFGVIPVILAYFVRRHLPETKSWQDTHAADVAQHVQPRIRLLVNTPKTALITLGLTIMSAVQVAGYYGLMNWLPSMLEKKEGLSVSGSSLWMISTIIGMSLGMLTFGKLFDKFGSKVTYSVFLIMAGLSVALYAFVHNVFLMLLVGAVVGFFANGMNAGYGALISSFYPTEIRSFANNAIFNTGRAVGGLSPILVGYIIDRSGFTAALLCIGALYIVSLVIVNLIPNPVKNKVKSGDGDK, encoded by the coding sequence ATGAAAGAAGATAAGTCTTACCAAAAAAAGGTGCTAGTTTCATCAATGCTGGGACTTGGACTTGAAGGAATGGACATTTTGTTGCTGTCCTTTGCCTTGAGTTCGATCATTCGCGAATTTCATATTTCGTCAGCAGCTGGCGGCGTTTTACCTTCGATTACCAACATCGGCATGCTGGTCGGAGGCGTCATATTTGGCTACTGGGCCGACAGAAAAGGTCGTATTAAGGTTTTTACCTACACGATCTTCATCTTTGCAATTGGAACTTTCCTGATGGCCTTTGCGCAAAGTATCGCGGTGATTTATGTCTTGCGATTCATTGTGGGACTTGGCGCAGGCGGTGAATATGGTATCGGGATGGCATTAGTTGCAGAAGCGTTCCCCAAAGAACGTCGTGGCCAGATGTCAGCCTGGATAACCGTTGGCGGACAAATGGGAACATTGGTCGCCGCATTATTGGTGGCGATTGTCACTCCGTTTGCAGGTTGGCGCGGTGCTTTCATATTTGGTGTCATTCCCGTCATCTTGGCATACTTCGTGCGCCGTCATCTTCCTGAAACGAAAAGCTGGCAAGATACTCATGCAGCCGATGTTGCTCAGCATGTTCAGCCGCGAATCAGGCTGCTCGTGAATACGCCCAAGACCGCGCTGATTACACTGGGATTGACGATTATGTCAGCTGTGCAAGTAGCGGGATACTACGGACTGATGAACTGGCTGCCGTCAATGCTAGAGAAGAAGGAAGGCCTTTCCGTCTCTGGTTCGTCTCTGTGGATGATTTCAACCATTATCGGGATGTCTCTTGGAATGCTCACGTTTGGCAAGCTCTTTGACAAATTCGGTTCAAAAGTAACTTACTCGGTCTTCTTGATTATGGCTGGATTGTCTGTGGCATTGTATGCGTTTGTTCACAATGTTTTCCTGATGTTGTTGGTTGGCGCCGTTGTCGGCTTCTTTGCCAATGGTATGAACGCCGGCTATGGTGCATTGATTAGCAGTTTCTATCCGACCGAAATCCGGAGCTTTGCGAACAATGCGATCTTTAATACCGGGCGAGCAGTTGGTGGACTCTCACCAATACTGGTTGGCTACATTATCGATCGGAGCGGTTTTACCGCAGCATTGCTGTGCATTGGGGCGCTTTACATTGTTTCATTGGTTATTGTTAATTTGATTCCTAATCCGGTAAAAAACAAAGTGAAGTCAGGTGACGGTGACAAGTAA
- a CDS encoding dihydroorotate dehydrogenase — MNVLEPHEWRHKTIVAGTEWKNPVGTASGTFQLDACGDYYDVSQMGAICTKGVSPVPWEGNPSPRTAEGPSSMVNAVGLQNPGVDHYLVDELPRLKKLGAMVITNVAGHSDEDYAQVVEKLADSEADMLEINVSCPNVSHGGMSVGTDPVVLSRLIKHLRTLTDKPMIVKLSPNVTDIVQIAHAAVDAGADALSLINTLVGMRIDINTGKPIIANRTGGVSGPAIFPIALSFVWRVRQAIPDIPIIGIGGIDSGEKALEYLYAGANAVEVGAAALVDPTAPMRVARELDDLLDSRPELAAKLAKGQTW; from the coding sequence ATGAACGTCCTGGAACCCCACGAGTGGCGGCACAAGACCATTGTTGCCGGAACCGAATGGAAGAATCCGGTCGGCACAGCCTCGGGTACCTTCCAGCTTGACGCCTGCGGCGACTATTACGACGTCAGCCAGATGGGCGCCATCTGCACCAAGGGCGTTTCACCAGTACCGTGGGAGGGAAATCCTTCGCCGCGTACCGCTGAAGGCCCGTCCAGTATGGTCAACGCCGTCGGTCTGCAGAATCCTGGAGTCGACCACTATCTGGTCGATGAACTGCCGCGGCTCAAGAAGCTTGGTGCCATGGTCATCACCAACGTTGCCGGCCATAGCGACGAGGATTACGCGCAGGTCGTCGAAAAACTCGCCGATTCCGAAGCCGATATGCTCGAAATCAACGTCAGCTGCCCCAACGTGAGCCACGGCGGCATGAGCGTTGGTACCGATCCTGTGGTGCTGAGCCGTCTTATCAAGCACTTACGTACGTTGACCGACAAGCCGATGATCGTCAAGCTCTCCCCGAATGTCACCGACATCGTCCAGATTGCCCATGCGGCCGTCGACGCTGGTGCGGACGCGCTCAGCCTTATCAACACGCTCGTCGGTATGCGCATCGACATCAATACCGGCAAGCCGATTATCGCCAACCGTACCGGCGGTGTTTCCGGCCCGGCCATCTTCCCGATTGCCCTAAGCTTTGTCTGGCGTGTGCGTCAGGCCATTCCGGATATCCCGATTATCGGCATCGGCGGCATCGATTCGGGGGAGAAGGCGTTGGAATACCTGTACGCTGGCGCCAACGCCGTTGAAGTCGGCGCCGCCGCGCTCGTCGACCCAACCGCTCCCATGCGCGTCGCGCGAGAATTGGATGACCTGCTCGATTCCCGTCCTGAACTTGCAGCGAAACTGGCCAAGGGCCAGACGTGGTGA
- a CDS encoding nucleoside phosphorylase: MSSEHLTHLQKGQLGEVTLIVGDPGRVDLISKDWADRQKIEDTREFVLVIGKYKGHNVSICSTGMGAGSTEICIIELIENGAKQIIRCGGCGSWRDDIKPGDLIINRAMARTPGLMGDYVPDNYPAVADPILVGKLYRGAQQRGFKVYTGVGLTTETYFLGQYRQPKIENSPVKVDDAKMKFWQDRGIINAEMESAVLFILGSIYQIPVANCLVVHLSRATYSWEQPEDYNRIHRESAISVLDAVLN; encoded by the coding sequence ATGAGCAGTGAACATCTGACTCACCTGCAAAAAGGACAATTAGGTGAGGTGACTTTGATTGTCGGGGATCCCGGTCGTGTTGATTTAATTTCCAAAGACTGGGCAGACAGGCAGAAAATCGAAGATACTCGCGAGTTTGTTCTGGTCATTGGCAAATACAAAGGACACAATGTCTCTATTTGTTCAACGGGAATGGGTGCCGGATCAACCGAAATCTGCATTATCGAATTGATCGAAAACGGTGCAAAGCAAATCATCCGTTGCGGTGGTTGTGGTTCTTGGCGCGACGACATTAAGCCGGGAGATCTCATCATCAATCGTGCGATGGCGCGAACACCCGGACTCATGGGTGATTATGTGCCTGATAATTATCCTGCAGTTGCCGATCCGATTCTGGTCGGTAAGTTGTATCGAGGAGCACAACAACGGGGCTTCAAGGTATATACAGGCGTAGGGCTGACCACGGAAACATATTTCCTCGGTCAGTACCGGCAACCCAAAATCGAGAATAGCCCAGTTAAAGTTGATGACGCTAAGATGAAGTTCTGGCAGGATCGTGGCATCATCAATGCAGAAATGGAATCAGCTGTTCTGTTCATTCTCGGTTCCATTTATCAGATTCCAGTTGCCAATTGTTTGGTAGTTCATCTCAGCCGAGCAACCTACAGTTGGGAACAACCGGAAGACTACAACCGTATTCATCGCGAGTCAGCCATTTCAGTCCTAGACGCAGTCTTAAATTGA
- a CDS encoding PucR family transcriptional regulator, whose translation MIDLKFVVEHLHHRLIAMNAVALEGRPVSSITIMDNLSVHQWLCGGEMVLVGSQTLPTQNDQLRKLLTELEQNHACCLIVKYINDSFELSPNLIKFSEEIGLPIFRLPKQTMYLEITNDVNALLFRERQDKHLEMLDLTHLLKTDNPHEQDFDYLSSLKNIDLYKHDVQVIQIIFQDAPLTPRQRVQDLYSLTGQLNTIFITAVRQTTLSAYFVIETATGAMAILFTAPQQRKNELNIIQPYYHLLAQIQATNTDLYFGVSDIQPACQIQTANQEASFSIKMAKLFKPQKKLVLFHDVALWSLINNAQQSTSAQLIPMRLKETLQNSELFTTLKVFFQNNESIKNTSRILCTHPNTIRYRLNEIMLKTGLDYRKTDDKFCLYVAVIIKMLNQ comes from the coding sequence ATGATTGACTTGAAATTTGTAGTTGAGCACCTGCATCATCGATTAATAGCAATGAATGCTGTTGCATTAGAAGGAAGGCCTGTAAGTTCAATTACCATTATGGACAATCTCAGTGTTCATCAGTGGCTCTGCGGCGGCGAGATGGTTCTGGTTGGTTCACAGACTTTGCCAACGCAAAATGACCAATTACGCAAATTATTGACAGAACTTGAACAAAATCACGCCTGCTGCCTTATCGTCAAATATATCAACGACTCATTTGAACTATCTCCTAATCTGATCAAGTTTTCCGAAGAAATTGGACTGCCAATTTTTCGTTTACCTAAACAAACAATGTATCTCGAGATAACAAACGATGTGAACGCTTTATTATTTAGAGAACGACAAGACAAGCATTTAGAGATGCTTGATCTAACGCATCTATTAAAGACCGACAACCCGCACGAACAAGACTTCGACTATCTTTCCAGCCTCAAAAATATTGACCTGTACAAACACGATGTTCAAGTAATTCAAATAATTTTTCAAGATGCACCACTCACACCTCGTCAACGTGTCCAAGATCTTTATTCGTTAACTGGTCAATTAAATACAATATTTATTACTGCTGTTCGGCAGACAACTTTATCAGCTTATTTCGTCATCGAAACGGCAACGGGTGCTATGGCAATCCTTTTTACAGCTCCGCAACAAAGAAAAAACGAACTGAATATTATTCAACCTTATTACCACTTATTAGCGCAAATTCAAGCTACCAACACAGACTTATACTTTGGAGTCTCAGACATTCAACCTGCTTGTCAAATACAAACTGCCAATCAAGAGGCCAGCTTCAGCATAAAAATGGCAAAATTGTTCAAGCCGCAAAAAAAGCTTGTATTGTTTCACGATGTGGCCTTGTGGTCATTGATCAATAATGCCCAACAATCAACCTCGGCTCAATTAATTCCGATGAGATTAAAAGAAACCCTTCAAAATTCGGAACTTTTCACAACATTGAAAGTCTTTTTTCAAAACAACGAATCTATTAAAAATACCAGCCGTATCCTATGCACGCATCCCAACACCATTCGTTATCGATTAAACGAAATCATGCTTAAAACAGGACTGGATTATCGCAAAACCGATGATAAGTTTTGCCTGTATGTTGCTGTCATTATCAAAATGCTCAATCAATGA
- a CDS encoding dihydroorotate dehydrogenase electron transfer subunit: MSATAFMPTVTTGTVERQANQAGRKPGRRTDEVIRASILSEGIYELVIRDPYVACTVQPAQFVNLYPADARMALPRPFGVAKVDDDDVTLIYQIVGAGTAEFSLLQAGDVIDVLGPLGKPFDTSKPANYVLVGGGLGVPPLLYAAQKLSERNDGTQVTSVFGYRDARFADDLVAPFADKTHSIVNAEGNVVDLLNDIEDELSSADHPPVILSCGPTPMMKAVAAWASKRDIPAQLSLEARMGCGYGACVACVVDTPSGRLKVCKDGPVFTIEELGWEA; this comes from the coding sequence ATGAGCGCAACCGCTTTTATGCCTACTGTCACCACAGGAACCGTCGAACGGCAGGCAAACCAGGCCGGACGAAAGCCCGGAAGGCGAACCGACGAGGTGATAAGGGCCTCAATACTGTCCGAAGGAATCTACGAGTTGGTCATCCGTGATCCGTATGTGGCTTGTACCGTGCAGCCGGCACAGTTCGTCAACCTTTATCCTGCAGATGCCAGAATGGCGTTGCCTCGCCCGTTCGGTGTGGCCAAAGTTGACGACGATGACGTGACGCTGATTTACCAGATTGTGGGAGCTGGAACGGCAGAGTTTTCGTTACTTCAAGCCGGCGATGTCATCGACGTTCTTGGGCCGTTGGGCAAGCCGTTCGATACCTCGAAACCTGCGAATTATGTACTGGTCGGCGGAGGCCTTGGCGTTCCGCCGTTGCTGTATGCCGCACAGAAACTCAGTGAACGCAACGATGGAACTCAGGTCACTTCCGTTTTCGGATATCGTGACGCACGTTTCGCCGACGATTTGGTGGCGCCGTTTGCAGACAAGACCCACAGCATCGTCAATGCCGAAGGTAACGTCGTCGACTTGCTCAACGACATCGAAGATGAACTGAGCAGTGCCGACCATCCGCCGGTGATTCTCTCCTGCGGTCCGACGCCGATGATGAAGGCTGTTGCAGCCTGGGCGAGCAAACGTGACATTCCGGCACAGTTGAGCCTTGAAGCCCGTATGGGTTGCGGCTACGGAGCATGTGTGGCCTGCGTGGTCGATACGCCGAGTGGAAGGCTCAAAGTCTGCAAAGACGGCCCCGTTTTCACCATCGAAGAACTTGGCTGGGAGGCGTGA